Proteins encoded together in one Entelurus aequoreus isolate RoL-2023_Sb linkage group LG20, RoL_Eaeq_v1.1, whole genome shotgun sequence window:
- the edn1 gene encoding endothelin-1, whose amino-acid sequence MRATVTHFHASSCARLFSNTLRHLRVFLRLLLDYLFVEELCNLSKMDVYLRIVLYSWLSSTVLAAPAGESAPAAHVRNKRCSCATFLDKECVYFCHLDIIWVNTPERVVSYGLGNAPRKRRSVSDSRPRCRCQHEGDLTCTDFCHKLDDDISEETPAVVQGAERSHTSQTQRTKIPRDRRVTPQWLRAVSKTRTLLEKWRRRARTRRAEKKSS is encoded by the exons ATGAGGGCCACAGTCACTCACTTTCACGCCAGCTCATGCGCGCGCCTTTTTTCTAACACTTTGCGACACTTGCGTGTTTTTCTACGTCTCCTGTTGGACTATTTATTTGTTGAAGAACTTTGCAACCTTTCCAAGATGGATGTTTACCTGCGGATTGTACTTTACTCCTGGCTCTCCAGCACAG TTCTGGCAGCGCCGGCCGGGGAGTCCGCGCCTGCTGCGCATGTGCGAAACAAGCGCTGCTCCTGCGCCACGTTCTTGGATAAAGAGTGCGTGTATTTCTGTCACCTGGACATCATATGGGTCAACACACCTGA GCGAGTGGTGTCCTATGGCCTGGGCAACGCTCCCAGGAAGAGGCGCTCGGTCAGCGACAGTCGCCCGCGGTGTCGATGCCAGCATGAAGGTGACCTCACCTGCACCGACTTCTGCCACAAGCTGGACGACGATATCAG TGAGGAGACACCAGCGGTGGTCCAGGGGGCAGAGAGGAGTCACACAAGCCAGACACAAAG GACGAAGATCCCCCGCGACAGACGGGTGACGCCTCAGTGGCTCAGGGCCGTGTCTAAAACGCGGACCCTTCTGGAAAAATGGAGACGGAGGGCGAGAACACGGCGGGCGGAAAAGAAAAGCTCCTGA